In Labrus bergylta chromosome 6, fLabBer1.1, whole genome shotgun sequence, the following proteins share a genomic window:
- the nhsa gene encoding actin remodeling regulator NHS isoform X1, with product MPFAERVVEPQLLCRYPIPNEEGLLYEDLVSVSNVALSRTLRQLSDLARHACSIFQELEDELTTTNQRVRGLQGKISGLQQTCSDLDPKQEAVPVSNLDVESKLTAHYQAPWHQQRNVFNFSTRPVCVEELHRQANFSPWALHRDPRRRSSGSRERRVTISISALPPMPMSPSPHVVQRQEKRGINLTTFESTRSSSPTECCRFSPWSRKAAPPDPDTDGVALGHRSKFPIPNIPSTLDKQTNWSKALPLPTPEERMKSSSQVINSCVIPINVTGVGFDRDASVRCSLVHSQSVLQRRRKLRRRRTVAGVPRQVQQDLDSDDSPGSRERTVIVHTSADITPSNEELSSHLSTRDSGCQTEDFLISGAPSRRRIRAQRGQGVSLSLSHSAGNISCLPDSTDAMFTTSLGAHLRSRSLPRDGNRVINNGHRDTDDDEELSPFDAEDFLPGCSELILKDEEESTDDQAVSEHTLGLKYKQLSESPERSWMERTRSQLPRKADMGSCEISSSSDTFSSPVHSVSAAGVMLGGPMDHKDDHQSSSGNWSGSSSTCPSQTSETIPPAASPPLTGSSHCDSELSLNTAIHGHDDHTGFMLDHHYPGLRTHRVGSFSSTAMDILEEAGGSATPVEGEWSYSEAPHPPGFSPEPSREAESSLGCPSYTSMATCESSFSDKPPSEKADTVSHYSVDTEGYFTSMHFDCGLKGSRSFTYNYAAPASDCSLSDMTLSRRCLSLRRPKVKPCPPKRSSSLRKICSEGNIPVKKEPKISCGQQPPPSSRERNLQLLLSGSPGRLGNSSLVREPLVIWGVEDSSDLPDLGVFSSTDAHSFKDEGVVQSDYADLWLLNDLKSSDPYRSLSNSSTATGTTVIECIKSQESSGSQTSQSGSRATTPSLPSAEGDFKLTSPEKLAGLASPSSGYSSQSETPTSSFPSAFFPGPLSPSSGKRKPKVPERKSSLSTLSLQSKASKRDLELPVIPPSHLDLSALQSVGNHQVQILHQHKQRADKPAAPQISEVYNTLSMSITPSVLNSVQLRSINREHEGGLEDKTRLKCPTLNSLSCSKPAEPKSPLLNHLHHTPSKGSWESVFTSNEELVNGAAGCQSETRKDSEAPLESQTALEPPADERTSAHEGETSREPEEMLLNMLQRTEEEEEEEEEEEEEEQEEQEEEEEVCQINPGLALPVHHSLNNSLDKVPEIDGQSETPQESSIIDDSISTELDFESSGVSADGVSQDEREESAAEPDEHSKDSSLSDNAASPPSDESRPEDDSVFLSPTKTRTTEDLFAMIHRSKRKVLGRKDSSELGVRSRLCAASGTTPASSTVSSPVSLQSPSVALTPPGSQRATGSIYRNVKKSSTSNEEFKLLLLKKGSRSDSSYRMSATEILRSPITPKGPADSPAESQRQTEDPTSPLQQQQQHPSGSDQVCSPYPKANAESYSPKSFLSSAASRQGRSRIPPPANSSRYGMRGRVFSAPMQAISEGETENSDGSPHDDRSSQGST from the exons CCGTATCTAACCTGGATGTGGAGAGTAAGCTGACAGCACATTATCAGGCTCCTTGGCACCAGCAGAGGAATGTTTTCAACTTCTCCACCCGGCCAGTATGTGTGGAAGAGCTCCACAGGCAGGCCAACTTCAGCCCGTGGGCCCTGCACAGAG ATCCTCGGAGGAGATCATCAGGCAGCAGGGAGCGGAGAGTCACCATCTCCATCTCAGCGTTGCCCCCGATGCCCATGAGCCCCTCCCCCCACGTCGTCCAGAGGCAAGAGAAGAGGGGCATCAATCTGACGACG tttgaatccacccgctcctcctcccccaccgAATGTTGCCGCTTCTCTCCCTGGAGCAGAAAG GCTGCGCCCCCTGACCCCGACACTGACGGGGTGGCTCTAGGTCACCGGTCTAAGTTCCCCATCCCTAACATCCCCTCCACCCTGGACAAGCAGACTAACTGGTCTAAAGCGCTGCCACTGCCCACCCCCGAGGAGAGAATGAAAAGCAGCTCACAAGTCATCAACTCATGCGTCATCCCCATTAATGTGACCg gagtTGGCTTTGACAGAGACGCTAGTGTGCGCTGCTCACTCGTCCACTCGCAGTCGGTGCTGCAGAGGAGAAGGAAGCTGAGGAGACGGAGGACGGTCGCTGGAGTTCCCAGACAGGTGCAGCAAGACTTAG acTCTGATGACTCTCCTGGTTCCAGAGAGCGCACGGTGATTGTCCACACAAGTGCCGACATCACTCCCTCCAACGAGGAGCTGTCCAGTCATCTCAGCACCAGAGACTCCGGCTGTCAGACCGAAGACTTCCTGATCTCTGGAGCGCCGTCTCGCAGGAGGATCAGGGCCCAGCGAGGACAGGGagtgtctctgtccctgtctcaCTCTGCAGGAAACATCTCCTGCCTGCCCGACAGCACCGACGCCATGTTCACCACCTCTCTGGGCGCCCACCTGCGCTCCAGGAGTCTACCGAGAGACGGGAACAGAGTTATAAACAACGGGCATCGAgacactgatgatgatgaggagctCTCTCCGTTTGACGCTGAGGACTTCCTGCCGGGATGCAGCGAGCTGATTCtcaaagatgaagaggagagtaCGGACGACCAGGCCGTGTCTGAACACACGTTGGGTCTGAAGTACAAGCAGCTGTCGGAGAGTCCGGAGCGCAGCTGGATGGAGAGGACCCGGTCCCAGTTGCCCAGGAAGGCCGACATGGGCAGCTGCGAGATCTCCTCCAGCTCGGACACCTTCAGCAGCCCCGTTCACTCCGTGTCCGCCGCCGGGGTGATGCTGGGAGGACCGATGGACCACAAGGACGACCACCAGTCCTCAAGCGGGAACTGGAGTGGCAGCAGCTCCACCTGCCCGTCACAGACCTCAGAGACGATCCCCCCCGCTGCCTCCCCGCCTTTAACAGGCTCCTCCCACTGTGACTCCGAGCTCTCACTTAACACCGCCATCCACGGCCACGACGACCACACCGGCTTCATGCTGGACCACCACTACCCGGGTCTGCGGACTCACCGGGTCGGCTCCTTCTCCTCAACAGCTATGGACATCTTAGAGGAAGCAGGGGGGAGCGCCACGCCCGTCGAGGGGGAGTGGAGTTACTCGGAGGCACCGCACCCGCCGGGCTTCAGCCCCGAGCCGAGCAGGGAGGCGGAGAGCAGCCTGGGATGTCCGAGCTACACCAGCATGGCCACCTGCGAGAGCAGCTTCTCGGACAAGCCGCCATCGGAGAAGGCGGACACCGTGTCGCACTACTCGGTCGACACCGAGGGCTACTTTACCTCCATGCACTTTGACTGCGGCCTGAAAGGCAGCAGAAGCTTCACGTACAACTATGCAGCCCCCGCCTCCGACTGCAGCCTGTCGGACATGACTCTGAGCAGACGCTGCCTCTCTCTGCGCAGACCGAAGGTGAAGCCGTGTCCGCCCAAGAGGAGCTCGTCCTTGAGGAAAATATGCAGTGAGGGGAACATCCCCGTCAAGAAAGAACCAAAGATTTCATGCGGGCAGCAGCCTCCTCCGTCGTCGAGGGAGAGGAACCTGCAGCTGCTTCTGTCTGGCTCTCCTGGTCGTCTAGGAAACTCGTCCCTTGTCAGAGAGCCGCTCGTGATCTGGGGGGTCGAGGACTCGTCGGATCTTCCAGACTTAGGCGTGTTCAGCTCCACAGATGCACATTCCTTCAAAGATGAAGGGGTGGTGCAGTCGGACTATGCAGATCTGTGGCTTCTGAATGATTTGAAATCCAGCGATCCGTACAGATCTTTATCTAACTCCAGCACGGCGACGGGCACGACCGTCATCGAGTGCATCAAGTCGCAGGAGAGCTCCGGGTCTCAGACGTCCCAGTCCGGTTCGCGGGCCACCACCCCGTCACTCCCGTCGGCGGAGGGCGACTTCAAGCTGACGTCTCCGGAGAAGCTGGCGGGCCTGGCCAGCCCGTCCAGCGGGTACTCGAGTCAGTCGGAGACCCCGACCTCCTCGTTCCCCTCCGCTTTCTTCCCCGGGCCGCTCTCGCCGTCCAGCGGGAAGAGGAAGCCCAAAGTCCCCGAGAGGAAGTCGTCTCTGTCCACCCTGTCGCTGCAGTCGAAGGCCTCCAAAAGAGACCTGGAGCTCCCCGTAATCCCCCCCTCCCACCTCGATTTAAGTGCCCTTCAAAGTGTAGGAAACCATCAGGTTCAAATCCttcaccaacacaaacaaagagctgACAAACCTGCGGCACCGCAGATCTCTGAGGTGTACAACACTCTCTCTATGTCCATCACACCCTCAGTGCTGAACTCAGTGCAGCTCCGATCCATCAACAGGGAGCATGAAGGAGGACTCGAGGACAAAACCAGACTCAAATGTCCTACCCTTAACTCACTTTCATGTAGCAAACCCGCAGAGCCCAAGAGTCCTCTGCTAAACCATCTCCATCACACACCATCCAAGGGCTCATGGGAATCTGTGTTTACCTCAAATGAAGAGCTCGTAAATGGAGCAGCAGGCTGTCAGAGCGAGACGAGGAAGGACAGCGAGGCTCCATTAGAAAGTCAGACAGCACTCGAGCCCCCGGCTGACGAGAGGACCAGCGCTCATGAAGGAGAGACGAGCAGAGAGCCTGAAGAAATGCTACTTAACATGTTGCAAaggactgaagaagaagaagaagaagaagaagaagaagaagaagaagaacaagaagaacaagaagaagaagaagaagtgtgtcAGATAAACCCAGGTCTTGCTCTTCCTGTGCATCACAGTTTAAATAACAGTCTGGATAAAGTGCCTGAGATTGACGGCCAATCAGAGACACCGCAGGAGAGCTCGATCATTGATGACAGCATCAGCACGGAGCTGGATTTTGAGTCCTCGGGTGTTTCAGCAGACGGTGTCTCACAGGACGAGAGGGAGGAGTCTGCTGCAGAGCCAGATGAACACAGTAAAG ACTCTTCACTCAGTGATAACGCGGCGTCTCCTCCGAGCGATGAGTCCAGACCAGAGGACGACAGCGTGTTTCTGTCACCCACCAAAACCAGGACCACAGAGGATCTGTTTGCTATGATTCACAG GTCCAAAAGGAAAGTGTTGGGCAGAAAGGACTCCAGTGAGTTAGGAGTGCGAAGTCGTCTCTGTGCAGCATCAGGGACGACACCGGCCAGCAGCACAGTGAGCTCCCCGGTCTCCTTACAGTCCCCCTCTGTCGCTCTGACCCCCCCAGGCTCGCAGAGAGCCACCGGCTCCATCTACAGGAACGTGAAGAAGTCCAGCACCTCCAACGAGGAGttcaaactgctgctgctcaagAAGGGCAGCCGCTCTGACTCAAGTTACCGCATGTCAGCTACAGAGATCCTAAGAAGCCCCATCACTCCCAAAGGTCCTGCAGATTCCCCCGCAGAGTCACAAAGACAGACTGAAGACCCCACCTCCCCccttcaacaacaacagcagcatccATCAGGATCTGATCAGGTCTGCAGCCCGTACCCCAAAGCCAACGCTGAGAGCTACTCCCCGAAGTCGTTCCTCTCATCTGCAGCTTCCAGGCAGGGTCGCTCCCGGATCCCCCCGCCCGCCAACAGCAGCCGCTACGGCATGAGAGGCCGAGTGTTCTCAGCGCCCATGCAGGCGATCTCCGAGGGCGAGACAGAGAACTCAGATGGAAGTCCTCACGACGACCGCTCATCACAGGGCTCTACGTAG
- the nhsa gene encoding actin remodeling regulator NHS isoform X2, translated as MKSSSQVINSCVIPINVTGVGFDRDASVRCSLVHSQSVLQRRRKLRRRRTVAGVPRQVQQDLDSDDSPGSRERTVIVHTSADITPSNEELSSHLSTRDSGCQTEDFLISGAPSRRRIRAQRGQGVSLSLSHSAGNISCLPDSTDAMFTTSLGAHLRSRSLPRDGNRVINNGHRDTDDDEELSPFDAEDFLPGCSELILKDEEESTDDQAVSEHTLGLKYKQLSESPERSWMERTRSQLPRKADMGSCEISSSSDTFSSPVHSVSAAGVMLGGPMDHKDDHQSSSGNWSGSSSTCPSQTSETIPPAASPPLTGSSHCDSELSLNTAIHGHDDHTGFMLDHHYPGLRTHRVGSFSSTAMDILEEAGGSATPVEGEWSYSEAPHPPGFSPEPSREAESSLGCPSYTSMATCESSFSDKPPSEKADTVSHYSVDTEGYFTSMHFDCGLKGSRSFTYNYAAPASDCSLSDMTLSRRCLSLRRPKVKPCPPKRSSSLRKICSEGNIPVKKEPKISCGQQPPPSSRERNLQLLLSGSPGRLGNSSLVREPLVIWGVEDSSDLPDLGVFSSTDAHSFKDEGVVQSDYADLWLLNDLKSSDPYRSLSNSSTATGTTVIECIKSQESSGSQTSQSGSRATTPSLPSAEGDFKLTSPEKLAGLASPSSGYSSQSETPTSSFPSAFFPGPLSPSSGKRKPKVPERKSSLSTLSLQSKASKRDLELPVIPPSHLDLSALQSVGNHQVQILHQHKQRADKPAAPQISEVYNTLSMSITPSVLNSVQLRSINREHEGGLEDKTRLKCPTLNSLSCSKPAEPKSPLLNHLHHTPSKGSWESVFTSNEELVNGAAGCQSETRKDSEAPLESQTALEPPADERTSAHEGETSREPEEMLLNMLQRTEEEEEEEEEEEEEEQEEQEEEEEVCQINPGLALPVHHSLNNSLDKVPEIDGQSETPQESSIIDDSISTELDFESSGVSADGVSQDEREESAAEPDEHSKDSSLSDNAASPPSDESRPEDDSVFLSPTKTRTTEDLFAMIHRSKRKVLGRKDSSELGVRSRLCAASGTTPASSTVSSPVSLQSPSVALTPPGSQRATGSIYRNVKKSSTSNEEFKLLLLKKGSRSDSSYRMSATEILRSPITPKGPADSPAESQRQTEDPTSPLQQQQQHPSGSDQVCSPYPKANAESYSPKSFLSSAASRQGRSRIPPPANSSRYGMRGRVFSAPMQAISEGETENSDGSPHDDRSSQGST; from the exons ATGAAAAGCAGCTCACAAGTCATCAACTCATGCGTCATCCCCATTAATGTGACCg gagtTGGCTTTGACAGAGACGCTAGTGTGCGCTGCTCACTCGTCCACTCGCAGTCGGTGCTGCAGAGGAGAAGGAAGCTGAGGAGACGGAGGACGGTCGCTGGAGTTCCCAGACAGGTGCAGCAAGACTTAG acTCTGATGACTCTCCTGGTTCCAGAGAGCGCACGGTGATTGTCCACACAAGTGCCGACATCACTCCCTCCAACGAGGAGCTGTCCAGTCATCTCAGCACCAGAGACTCCGGCTGTCAGACCGAAGACTTCCTGATCTCTGGAGCGCCGTCTCGCAGGAGGATCAGGGCCCAGCGAGGACAGGGagtgtctctgtccctgtctcaCTCTGCAGGAAACATCTCCTGCCTGCCCGACAGCACCGACGCCATGTTCACCACCTCTCTGGGCGCCCACCTGCGCTCCAGGAGTCTACCGAGAGACGGGAACAGAGTTATAAACAACGGGCATCGAgacactgatgatgatgaggagctCTCTCCGTTTGACGCTGAGGACTTCCTGCCGGGATGCAGCGAGCTGATTCtcaaagatgaagaggagagtaCGGACGACCAGGCCGTGTCTGAACACACGTTGGGTCTGAAGTACAAGCAGCTGTCGGAGAGTCCGGAGCGCAGCTGGATGGAGAGGACCCGGTCCCAGTTGCCCAGGAAGGCCGACATGGGCAGCTGCGAGATCTCCTCCAGCTCGGACACCTTCAGCAGCCCCGTTCACTCCGTGTCCGCCGCCGGGGTGATGCTGGGAGGACCGATGGACCACAAGGACGACCACCAGTCCTCAAGCGGGAACTGGAGTGGCAGCAGCTCCACCTGCCCGTCACAGACCTCAGAGACGATCCCCCCCGCTGCCTCCCCGCCTTTAACAGGCTCCTCCCACTGTGACTCCGAGCTCTCACTTAACACCGCCATCCACGGCCACGACGACCACACCGGCTTCATGCTGGACCACCACTACCCGGGTCTGCGGACTCACCGGGTCGGCTCCTTCTCCTCAACAGCTATGGACATCTTAGAGGAAGCAGGGGGGAGCGCCACGCCCGTCGAGGGGGAGTGGAGTTACTCGGAGGCACCGCACCCGCCGGGCTTCAGCCCCGAGCCGAGCAGGGAGGCGGAGAGCAGCCTGGGATGTCCGAGCTACACCAGCATGGCCACCTGCGAGAGCAGCTTCTCGGACAAGCCGCCATCGGAGAAGGCGGACACCGTGTCGCACTACTCGGTCGACACCGAGGGCTACTTTACCTCCATGCACTTTGACTGCGGCCTGAAAGGCAGCAGAAGCTTCACGTACAACTATGCAGCCCCCGCCTCCGACTGCAGCCTGTCGGACATGACTCTGAGCAGACGCTGCCTCTCTCTGCGCAGACCGAAGGTGAAGCCGTGTCCGCCCAAGAGGAGCTCGTCCTTGAGGAAAATATGCAGTGAGGGGAACATCCCCGTCAAGAAAGAACCAAAGATTTCATGCGGGCAGCAGCCTCCTCCGTCGTCGAGGGAGAGGAACCTGCAGCTGCTTCTGTCTGGCTCTCCTGGTCGTCTAGGAAACTCGTCCCTTGTCAGAGAGCCGCTCGTGATCTGGGGGGTCGAGGACTCGTCGGATCTTCCAGACTTAGGCGTGTTCAGCTCCACAGATGCACATTCCTTCAAAGATGAAGGGGTGGTGCAGTCGGACTATGCAGATCTGTGGCTTCTGAATGATTTGAAATCCAGCGATCCGTACAGATCTTTATCTAACTCCAGCACGGCGACGGGCACGACCGTCATCGAGTGCATCAAGTCGCAGGAGAGCTCCGGGTCTCAGACGTCCCAGTCCGGTTCGCGGGCCACCACCCCGTCACTCCCGTCGGCGGAGGGCGACTTCAAGCTGACGTCTCCGGAGAAGCTGGCGGGCCTGGCCAGCCCGTCCAGCGGGTACTCGAGTCAGTCGGAGACCCCGACCTCCTCGTTCCCCTCCGCTTTCTTCCCCGGGCCGCTCTCGCCGTCCAGCGGGAAGAGGAAGCCCAAAGTCCCCGAGAGGAAGTCGTCTCTGTCCACCCTGTCGCTGCAGTCGAAGGCCTCCAAAAGAGACCTGGAGCTCCCCGTAATCCCCCCCTCCCACCTCGATTTAAGTGCCCTTCAAAGTGTAGGAAACCATCAGGTTCAAATCCttcaccaacacaaacaaagagctgACAAACCTGCGGCACCGCAGATCTCTGAGGTGTACAACACTCTCTCTATGTCCATCACACCCTCAGTGCTGAACTCAGTGCAGCTCCGATCCATCAACAGGGAGCATGAAGGAGGACTCGAGGACAAAACCAGACTCAAATGTCCTACCCTTAACTCACTTTCATGTAGCAAACCCGCAGAGCCCAAGAGTCCTCTGCTAAACCATCTCCATCACACACCATCCAAGGGCTCATGGGAATCTGTGTTTACCTCAAATGAAGAGCTCGTAAATGGAGCAGCAGGCTGTCAGAGCGAGACGAGGAAGGACAGCGAGGCTCCATTAGAAAGTCAGACAGCACTCGAGCCCCCGGCTGACGAGAGGACCAGCGCTCATGAAGGAGAGACGAGCAGAGAGCCTGAAGAAATGCTACTTAACATGTTGCAAaggactgaagaagaagaagaagaagaagaagaagaagaagaagaagaacaagaagaacaagaagaagaagaagaagtgtgtcAGATAAACCCAGGTCTTGCTCTTCCTGTGCATCACAGTTTAAATAACAGTCTGGATAAAGTGCCTGAGATTGACGGCCAATCAGAGACACCGCAGGAGAGCTCGATCATTGATGACAGCATCAGCACGGAGCTGGATTTTGAGTCCTCGGGTGTTTCAGCAGACGGTGTCTCACAGGACGAGAGGGAGGAGTCTGCTGCAGAGCCAGATGAACACAGTAAAG ACTCTTCACTCAGTGATAACGCGGCGTCTCCTCCGAGCGATGAGTCCAGACCAGAGGACGACAGCGTGTTTCTGTCACCCACCAAAACCAGGACCACAGAGGATCTGTTTGCTATGATTCACAG GTCCAAAAGGAAAGTGTTGGGCAGAAAGGACTCCAGTGAGTTAGGAGTGCGAAGTCGTCTCTGTGCAGCATCAGGGACGACACCGGCCAGCAGCACAGTGAGCTCCCCGGTCTCCTTACAGTCCCCCTCTGTCGCTCTGACCCCCCCAGGCTCGCAGAGAGCCACCGGCTCCATCTACAGGAACGTGAAGAAGTCCAGCACCTCCAACGAGGAGttcaaactgctgctgctcaagAAGGGCAGCCGCTCTGACTCAAGTTACCGCATGTCAGCTACAGAGATCCTAAGAAGCCCCATCACTCCCAAAGGTCCTGCAGATTCCCCCGCAGAGTCACAAAGACAGACTGAAGACCCCACCTCCCCccttcaacaacaacagcagcatccATCAGGATCTGATCAGGTCTGCAGCCCGTACCCCAAAGCCAACGCTGAGAGCTACTCCCCGAAGTCGTTCCTCTCATCTGCAGCTTCCAGGCAGGGTCGCTCCCGGATCCCCCCGCCCGCCAACAGCAGCCGCTACGGCATGAGAGGCCGAGTGTTCTCAGCGCCCATGCAGGCGATCTCCGAGGGCGAGACAGAGAACTCAGATGGAAGTCCTCACGACGACCGCTCATCACAGGGCTCTACGTAG